The proteins below come from a single Solea solea chromosome 6, fSolSol10.1, whole genome shotgun sequence genomic window:
- the LOC131460450 gene encoding cytokine-inducible SH2-containing protein-like, with protein MVARAEAVSHHEEREGSCCPYPSPACWDPAEDLRCVTSTLHHLQTSGWYWGSISASEAREALLAKSEGTFLVRDSSHPRYILALSVKTRSGPTSVRIEYRRGCFWLDSVSPGLPHLQSFPNVLSLIQHYKSSQEQAANDIRSELKPDPVDGVPLQLTQPLHKPEAFPSLQHLVRLTINSHTNCPKHLPLPKPLLHYLQDYPFHI; from the exons ATGGTCGCACGAGCAGAGGCTGTTTCACATCATGAGGAGCGTGAAGGTTCCTGCTGTCCGTATCCTTCTCCTGCATGCTGGGACCCAGCAGAGGACCTCCGCTGTGTCACCAGCACCCTGCACCATCTACAGACCTCAG GCTGGTACTGGGGTTCCATCTCAGCGAGTGAGGCGCGGGAAGCTCTCCTGGCCAAGTCTGAGGGAACATTCCTGGTGCGGGACAGCAGCCACCCTCGCTATATCCTGGCGCTGTCGGTGAAAACACGCAGTGGACCTACAAGTGTGAGGATAGAGTACAGGCGGGGCTGTTTCTGGCTGGACTCCGTCTCTCCTGGTTTGCCCCACCTGCAGTCCTTCCCGAATGTCCTCAGCCTCATACAGCACTACAAGAGCTCACAGGAGCAGGCAGCTAACGACATTCGCTCCGAACTAAAACCGGACCCTGTCGATGGAGTCCCTTTGCAGCTGACGCAACCTTTACACAAACCTGAGGCCTTTCCTTCGCTGCAGCACCTGGTACGCCTCACCATCAACAGCCACACAAACTGCCCAAAGCATCTGCCACTTCCAAAGCCTCTGCTGCACTACCTGCAGGACTATCCCTTCCACATATGA
- the LOC131460452 gene encoding transforming protein RhoA, translating into MAAIRKKLVIVGDGACGKTCLLIVFSKDQFPEVYVPTVFENYVADIEVDSKQVELALWDTAGQEDYDRLRPLSYPDTDVILMCFSIDSPDSLENIPEKWTPEVKHFCPNVPIILVGNKKDLRNDEHTRRELAKMKQEPVKPEDGRDMANKINAFGYMECSAKTKDGVREVFEMATRAALQARRGKKSSKCVLL; encoded by the exons ATGGCAGCAATCAGGAAAAAGCTGGTTATAGTGGGAGATGGAGCATGTGGGAAGACCTGTCTCCTCATTGTGTTCAGCAAGGACCAGTTTCCAGAGGTCTACGTGCCCACAGTCTTCGAGAACTACGTTGCTGACATAGAAGTTGATAGCAAACAG GTGGAGTTGGCTCTCTGGGATACAGCCGGTCAGGAAGACTATGACAGACTGCGTCCACTTTCTTATCCAGACACTGACGTCATCCTCATGTGCTTCTCCATTGACAGTCCCGACAGTCTTG AGAACATTCCAGAGAAGTGGACTCCCGAGGTGAAACACTTTTGTCCTAATGTTCCCATTATACTGGTGGGGAATAAAAAGGACCTGCGTAATGATGAGCACACCCGGAGGGAGCTTGCCAAAATgaagcag GAACCTGTGAAACCAGAGGATGGACGGGACATGGCGAATAAGATCAACGCCTTTGGATACATGGAGTGTTCTGCAAAAACAAAGGATGGTGTGAGGGAAGTCTTTGAGATGGCCACCAGGGCTGCACTACAGGCCAGGCGGGGGAAAAAGAGCAGTAAATGTGTTCTGCTGTAA